Proteins encoded by one window of Nasonia vitripennis strain AsymCx chromosome 5, Nvit_psr_1.1, whole genome shotgun sequence:
- the LOC100680024 gene encoding uncharacterized protein LOC100680024 isoform X1 codes for MVTKFDYRVPRRESVRYDYSNSLAVAIAFCSLWLLCRLKKRWLTNAQRSLCNSIAETWKRYKKVENLARAVDGTKQIVTPIKAEVDHPKNSNSSNEPAQVASTNDRLNTTSFFDINNLFAQMTERSLTIEKVYLRKHLLTSEMKLYASMRQTMEVRKMLLRVKGNEMPIGESPMKASLAQRRRSSFFDRSTKVRCKYSNVRARDGNGNSRKPESTRSLKDDVRSSELVSFVAKMINQKDEVIEKLLQHTEEILELNDNMRRENERITIEFILSSFKPTRSSPASSSSDFGISSSSTALL; via the exons ATGGTGACCAAATTCGATTATCGCGTACCTCGACGAGAAAGCGTGAGATACGATTATTCGAATTCCCTGGCAGTGGCTATCGCCTTCTGCTCGCTCTGGCTTCTTTGCAGGCTTAA GAAACGTTGGCTCACCAATGCACAGCGTTCGCTGTGCAACAGCATCGCGGAGACGTGGAAGAGG tataaaaaagttgaaaatttagCTCGAGCAGTCGACGGTACAAAACAAATAGTTACACCCATCAAAGCAGAGGTCGATCATCCGAAAAACAGCAATAGTTCGAACGAGCCTGCACAAGTAGCTAGCACGAACGACCGATTAAACACCACTTCGTTTTTCGACATCAACAATTTGTTTGCCCAGATGACAGAAAGAAGTCTGACGATAGAGAAAGTCTATCTGCGGAAGCATCTGCTGACCTCCGAGATGAAGCTCTACGCGTCTATGAGACAAACAATGGAGGTTCGAAAAATGCTGCTCCGCGTCAAGGGAAACGAGATGCCCATCGGAGAATCGCCGATGAAGGCGTCCCTCGCTCAGCGGAGACGCTCTTCTTTCTTCGATCGTTCGACCAAGGTACGATGCAAG TATTCGAATGTTAGAGCCAGAGACGGGAATGGCAATTCGAGGAAGCCGGAATCGACGCGGAGTCTCAAGGATGATGTGCGTTCGAGTGAG CTCGTCTCGTTCGTAGCCAAGATGATCAATCAGAAGGACGAAGTGATCGAGAAACTGCTGCAACACACCGAAGAGATTCTCGAGCTGAACGATAACATGCGTCGGGAAAACGAGCGAATTACAATCGAATTCATCCTTTCAA GTTTCAAACCAACGCGATCGTCGCCAGCCTCGTCCTCGTCGGACTTcggcatcagcagcagctcgacTGCCCTATTATAA
- the LOC100680024 gene encoding uncharacterized protein LOC100680024 isoform X4, which translates to MVTKFDYRVPRRESVRYDYSNSLAVAIAFCSLWLLCRLKKRWLTNAQRSLCNSIAETWKRMTERSLTIEKVYLRKHLLTSEMKLYASMRQTMEVRKMLLRVKGNEMPIGESPMKASLAQRRRSSFFDRSTKVRCKYSNVRARDGNGNSRKPESTRSLKDDVRSSELVSFVAKMINQKDEVIEKLLQHTEEILELNDNMRRENERITIEFILSSFKPTRSSPASSSSDFGISSSSTALL; encoded by the exons ATGGTGACCAAATTCGATTATCGCGTACCTCGACGAGAAAGCGTGAGATACGATTATTCGAATTCCCTGGCAGTGGCTATCGCCTTCTGCTCGCTCTGGCTTCTTTGCAGGCTTAA GAAACGTTGGCTCACCAATGCACAGCGTTCGCTGTGCAACAGCATCGCGGAGACGTGGAAGAGG ATGACAGAAAGAAGTCTGACGATAGAGAAAGTCTATCTGCGGAAGCATCTGCTGACCTCCGAGATGAAGCTCTACGCGTCTATGAGACAAACAATGGAGGTTCGAAAAATGCTGCTCCGCGTCAAGGGAAACGAGATGCCCATCGGAGAATCGCCGATGAAGGCGTCCCTCGCTCAGCGGAGACGCTCTTCTTTCTTCGATCGTTCGACCAAGGTACGATGCAAG TATTCGAATGTTAGAGCCAGAGACGGGAATGGCAATTCGAGGAAGCCGGAATCGACGCGGAGTCTCAAGGATGATGTGCGTTCGAGTGAG CTCGTCTCGTTCGTAGCCAAGATGATCAATCAGAAGGACGAAGTGATCGAGAAACTGCTGCAACACACCGAAGAGATTCTCGAGCTGAACGATAACATGCGTCGGGAAAACGAGCGAATTACAATCGAATTCATCCTTTCAA GTTTCAAACCAACGCGATCGTCGCCAGCCTCGTCCTCGTCGGACTTcggcatcagcagcagctcgacTGCCCTATTATAA
- the LOC100680024 gene encoding uncharacterized protein LOC100680024 isoform X2 codes for MVTKFDYRVPRRESVRYDYSNSLAVAIAFCSLWLLCRLKKRWLTNAQRSLCNSIAETWKRYKKVENLARAVDGTKQIVTPIKAEVDHPKNSNSSNEPAQVASTNDRLNTTSFFDINNLFAQMTERSLTIEKVYLRKHLLTSEMKLYASMRQTMEVRKMLLRVKGNEMPIGESPMKASLAQRRRSSFFDRSTKYSNVRARDGNGNSRKPESTRSLKDDVRSSELVSFVAKMINQKDEVIEKLLQHTEEILELNDNMRRENERITIEFILSSFKPTRSSPASSSSDFGISSSSTALL; via the exons ATGGTGACCAAATTCGATTATCGCGTACCTCGACGAGAAAGCGTGAGATACGATTATTCGAATTCCCTGGCAGTGGCTATCGCCTTCTGCTCGCTCTGGCTTCTTTGCAGGCTTAA GAAACGTTGGCTCACCAATGCACAGCGTTCGCTGTGCAACAGCATCGCGGAGACGTGGAAGAGG tataaaaaagttgaaaatttagCTCGAGCAGTCGACGGTACAAAACAAATAGTTACACCCATCAAAGCAGAGGTCGATCATCCGAAAAACAGCAATAGTTCGAACGAGCCTGCACAAGTAGCTAGCACGAACGACCGATTAAACACCACTTCGTTTTTCGACATCAACAATTTGTTTGCCCAGATGACAGAAAGAAGTCTGACGATAGAGAAAGTCTATCTGCGGAAGCATCTGCTGACCTCCGAGATGAAGCTCTACGCGTCTATGAGACAAACAATGGAGGTTCGAAAAATGCTGCTCCGCGTCAAGGGAAACGAGATGCCCATCGGAGAATCGCCGATGAAGGCGTCCCTCGCTCAGCGGAGACGCTCTTCTTTCTTCGATCGTTCGACCAAG TATTCGAATGTTAGAGCCAGAGACGGGAATGGCAATTCGAGGAAGCCGGAATCGACGCGGAGTCTCAAGGATGATGTGCGTTCGAGTGAG CTCGTCTCGTTCGTAGCCAAGATGATCAATCAGAAGGACGAAGTGATCGAGAAACTGCTGCAACACACCGAAGAGATTCTCGAGCTGAACGATAACATGCGTCGGGAAAACGAGCGAATTACAATCGAATTCATCCTTTCAA GTTTCAAACCAACGCGATCGTCGCCAGCCTCGTCCTCGTCGGACTTcggcatcagcagcagctcgacTGCCCTATTATAA
- the LOC100680024 gene encoding uncharacterized protein LOC100680024 isoform X3, whose amino-acid sequence MCMCILRKRWLTNAQRSLCNSIAETWKRYKKVENLARAVDGTKQIVTPIKAEVDHPKNSNSSNEPAQVASTNDRLNTTSFFDINNLFAQMTERSLTIEKVYLRKHLLTSEMKLYASMRQTMEVRKMLLRVKGNEMPIGESPMKASLAQRRRSSFFDRSTKVRCKYSNVRARDGNGNSRKPESTRSLKDDVRSSELVSFVAKMINQKDEVIEKLLQHTEEILELNDNMRRENERITIEFILSSFKPTRSSPASSSSDFGISSSSTALL is encoded by the exons atgtgtatgtgtatactcAGGAAACGTTGGCTCACCAATGCACAGCGTTCGCTGTGCAACAGCATCGCGGAGACGTGGAAGAGG tataaaaaagttgaaaatttagCTCGAGCAGTCGACGGTACAAAACAAATAGTTACACCCATCAAAGCAGAGGTCGATCATCCGAAAAACAGCAATAGTTCGAACGAGCCTGCACAAGTAGCTAGCACGAACGACCGATTAAACACCACTTCGTTTTTCGACATCAACAATTTGTTTGCCCAGATGACAGAAAGAAGTCTGACGATAGAGAAAGTCTATCTGCGGAAGCATCTGCTGACCTCCGAGATGAAGCTCTACGCGTCTATGAGACAAACAATGGAGGTTCGAAAAATGCTGCTCCGCGTCAAGGGAAACGAGATGCCCATCGGAGAATCGCCGATGAAGGCGTCCCTCGCTCAGCGGAGACGCTCTTCTTTCTTCGATCGTTCGACCAAGGTACGATGCAAG TATTCGAATGTTAGAGCCAGAGACGGGAATGGCAATTCGAGGAAGCCGGAATCGACGCGGAGTCTCAAGGATGATGTGCGTTCGAGTGAG CTCGTCTCGTTCGTAGCCAAGATGATCAATCAGAAGGACGAAGTGATCGAGAAACTGCTGCAACACACCGAAGAGATTCTCGAGCTGAACGATAACATGCGTCGGGAAAACGAGCGAATTACAATCGAATTCATCCTTTCAA GTTTCAAACCAACGCGATCGTCGCCAGCCTCGTCCTCGTCGGACTTcggcatcagcagcagctcgacTGCCCTATTATAA
- the LOC100679010 gene encoding uncharacterized protein LOC100679010 — protein sequence MDFDADLFLNFVPVISASVLTFVASVTVFSKLRSRWPVKVNCWFCNGNTKVQRRSLDWWLCPHCQQYNGFSEDGDYNYEIPEQHKINKKVSKHKTYCQRKDLSTNQNSLCKECNRKEELKLLKLRELENSIDVCNDKQLARFERSFEKKYPLCLQCQSIVQTVLHKQRVWLTQYKMLLYKQKPIQRIIANREKIERILRIILSILASISIYFTEAWYLPLCGILLQFIVCLAVPSGKRHSDIFPILGWACLTWVRTFSTITVLKTFKIYINNDWALANDNTYQYFIITLGTAVGLANLKFQSHKTIQNGSLTFKKLESPNRNTSSSRSPTPNTSTLLNEESNSNKEPVRNLYSPVNITDTLMTPTAVETPIPLKPNNVPQWSFEGNRISPNQFSSRAPTFVPNNEYSFSKGPGSQNYSLNDSVTSLNSLSLGTHAKDSPSHSPKVFETKVYGTTSPDLFSLKQRQRSAQKRSILAPAKLRSVTQTSWVAGGYWQAGIDAPTLSRSSSQSSGIGSSGSNYGPSCEPSVHEFDQCSVASEQCYFARPESPLSARSSLTGVVKKRNNCSPRCHQMMHDTAYADALQYHIKNETQCSGHTTIVTNPAWLPVLLCGSLIFNMAVLCAILLKS from the exons ATGGACTTCGATGCCGATCTATTTTTAAACTTCGTTCCTGTGATCTCTGCGTCTGTTCTCACATTCGTCGCAAGTGTCACGGTATTTTCTAAACTAAG GAGCCGTTGGCCAGTCAAAGTCAACTGTTGGTTTTGCAATGGCAATACAAAAGTCCAGAGGCGGTCACTGGATTGGTGGCTTTGTCCGCACTGCCAACAATACAATGGCTTTTCAGAA GACGGTGACTACAATTATGAAATACCGGAGCAGCataagataaacaaaaaagtttcTAAGCACAAGACTTATTGTCAAAGAAAAGATTTATCCACTAACCAGAATAGCCTTTGTAAAGAGTGTAACAGAAAAGAGGAGCTCAAGCTGTTGAAATTACGAGAACTTGAAAATTCTATTGATGTATGTAATGATAAACAACTTGCAAGATTTGAAAGAAGTTTTGAGAAGAAATATCCATTGTGTCTACAATGTCAAAGCATTGTACAAACAGTATTGCACAAACAGAGAGTATGGCTTACACAATACAAAATGCTTCTTTATAAACAGAAGCCCATTCAAAGAATAATCGCT aatCGAGAGAAGATTGAAAGAATCTTGCgcattattttatcaattctTGCTTCAATATCCATATACTTCACTGAAGCTTGGTATCTTCCACTATGTGGGATTCTATTGCAATTTATCGTTTGTCTAGCTGTCCCAAGTGGTAAACGGCATTCTGATATCTTTCCAATACTTGGATGGGCTTGTCTTACCTGGGTCAGAACATTCTCGACCATAACAGttttaaaaacattcaaaatatatatcaaTAATGATTGGGCATTGGCTAATGATAATACGTACCAGTATTTT ATCATAACCCTTGGTACAGCAGTAGGCTtagcaaatttaaaatttcaatcaCACAAGACAATTCAAAATGGATCTctgacttttaaaaaattagaatctcCTAACAGAAATACGTCTTCATCTCGATCTCCGACACCAAATACCTCAACACTGCTCAATGAAGAATCGAATAGCAACAAAGAGCCCGTTAGAAACTTGTACTCTCCTGTAAATATAACTGATACCCTTATGACTCCTACAGCTGTAGAAACGCCAATTCCATTAAAGCCAAATAATGTTCCTCAGTG gtCATTCGAGGGGAATCGAATTTCTCCAAACCAGTTTTCTTCTAGAGCACCGACTTTTGTTCCAAACAACGAATATTCGTTTTCGAAAGGCCCTGGTAGTCAGAACTATTCTCTGAATGACAGTGTCACGAGTCTGAATTCCCTCTCTCTGGGTACACACGCAAAGGACTCGCCATCACACTCGCCCAAAGTTTTCGAAACCAAAGTCTATGGCACGACCTCTCCGGACTTGTTCAGCCTCAAACAGCGGCAGCGCAGCGCCCAGAAGCGGTCAATTCTAGCGCCAGCGAAGCTGCGTTCAGTGACACAAACCTCTTGGGTTGCAGGTGGCTACTGGCAGGCGGGTATCGACGCACCTACATTGTCCCGCTCCTCGAGTCAGAGCTCGGGCATAGGCTCGTCGGGTTCAAACTACGGCCCGTCATGCGAGCCCTCAGTCCACGAGTTCGACCAATGTTCCGTCGCTTCCGAACAGTGTTACTTTGCTCGGCCCGAGAGTCCGCTTTCAGCTAGGAGTTCCCTCACTGGTGTTGTAAAAAAGCGCAACAACTGCTCACCCAGGTGCCATCAGATGATGCATGATACGGCCTATGCCGATGCGCTGCAGTATCATATAAAAAATGAGACCCAGTGCAGCGGACACACGACAATAGTCACCAATCCCGCCTGGCTACCGGTCCTGCTCTGTGGgtctcttatttttaatatggCAGTGTTGTGTGCCATTCTACTGAAATCTTGA
- the LOC107981331 gene encoding uncharacterized protein LOC107981331: MASMNFDCDITCSATRHQQSQTRRLVKGEFDAGPAKCRYNSGVLVGDWFERRANYEPPEDDWYTVYDEAYTCKFNSNLLDDKTAAKDNKIKAERGLGGEFLINHHGKSFHGNYTTTNDLFFRVIPRGVCGPRTRAYSSRKDRWLPEIDLTKNFGNLTKYDQEESCKRFEPPGPVKRFLKPKGITDESYLLCHLDIDPSLPFRPHLIKTKD, encoded by the exons ATGGCCTCAATGAACTTCGACTGCGATATCACGTGTTCCGCAACGAGACATCAACAATCACAAACGCGTAGACTAGTCAAGGGAGAATTCGACGCAGGACCGGCCAAGTGCAGATACAACTCGGGTGTACTTGTGGGTGACTGGTTCGAGAGACGCGCAAATTACGAACCACCTGAGGATGACTGGTACACCGTTTACGACGAGGCCTATACCTGCAAGTTCAACAGTAACCTGCTGGATGACAAGACCGCTGCGAAGGACAACAAGATCAAGGCCGaa CGAGGACTGGGAGGAGAGTTCTTGATCAATCATCACGGCAAATCTTTCCACGGCAACTATACGACCACGAACGATTTGTTTTTCCGGGTCATTCCGCGGGGAGTATGCGGACCGCGAACTCGAGCCTACAGCTCAAG gaaaGATAGGTGGCTGCCGGAAATCGATTTGACGAAGAATTTCGGCAACTTGACTAAATACGATCAAGAGGAAAGTTGTAAGAGGTTCGAACCACCGGGTCCCGTAAAGAG GTTTCTCAAGCCCAAAGGAATAACAGATGAGTCTTACCTACTTTGCCACTTGGACATAGATCCTAGTCTTCCCTTTCGTCCGCATTTGATAAAAACGAAagattaa